The Venturia canescens isolate UGA chromosome 4, ASM1945775v1, whole genome shotgun sequence genomic interval GATCGTAACATCACTCGTAATTCGACaccatttattatttttattgtaaacaGCCGTAAGAGAACACAAACATGGTTAAACACTCAttcacacagacacacacacggaCATACGCACCACCCCTGAGACAGAcacgataataataaaatttatttttcaattgctGTTTTCGCCAATAATTACGAGTATCGCGCTGTCTTCTCTCGGTTTAATGAATAtggtattgaaattttcaacaccGAATATTGCGAAgagacatttatttttcagtcaTTATTTCCCGGACTGTTGCAGGCATCCAATTGTTTCATATCTCCAATTATTTATGACgaggtgtgtgtgtgtgggtgtggAGAGGAATGACCTTTAATTTTAGGGCATGAAAACTGCACTGGTCGTCTCGGTGAAATGTCACTTTTCCACAAAGGCAGACTCGTCGATCATATGGtttatttcattcattcgGTGAATATAAGGTTTCTCAATAATGTAAACTTTTACGTTGTTGACTCAATTCGCAGAAAGATGCTCGATCGTTTCGAGTTGTtgttcctcgatttttttcaacgaatcgaaGTGTACCCGTAAACGTTCTAGCTGCATGCTTTTCTCAAGAATGAGTGCTTGCATCTGCTGTTTATGGGATTCTCGCTGTTTCGCTACTGATCGTAACAGATTTCGCGCTCCtatcgttttcattttttccctctctacGTCTTGGCCCAATCCTTCCATTATTCGTATAAAATTGTTGGtgtttgtttcaaattcagtAATATCTGTAATGACGCGTGCTTTGTGATTCACCTTATAAAGTAAAATTGTTTGGTTTACGTACGGTTACCATGGTCACCAATGTCAAATCCTCGTACTTACTCTCGACAAATTTATCACACTCCGATCTCAATTTATCACTCTGTCTCGCTACTAGTGGATCAACCAGCCGAATCTTGCACATTTCGTCTATGCACAAACCATATTTTGAAAGGGAATCCGTCATGGTTTTGAATTCTGTGTCTTCGAACAGGTTCGCATTCTACTCTTCCGCGCACCAAACAAGAATACGTGTACACGGGTATCGCGCACGTTTGAAAATAAACGTGATTGGATGCGATCGCCGcgttgggggggggggattgAATTTTATTAGGGAGGTCACTCGGTGTGACAGTCGgatttttaaggtagttctgtaCATACACGTGCGAGCTAAAGTTTGGGCTGCGATGTACAAAGAAATCCAATGATTGCTGGCGGCTACACGGTTTTGTCGAAAGCTTGTACACTCTGCCTGCCTTGCACAATCTCATGCATCGATGGATCCTCACGCATATAGAGAGAGGCGCTGTAATCGTGGCAACAACGCCATCCTGCAGTATTACTGTACGTCGAGCGTTAAAATATCTCGTTGTTTTCCAAAATCTTATTTATTTGTtacgaaaaaagtaaaaaatgtacaaatggCAACTCAATCGAGAAGGTGGTCGAACATTTTAGAAAAAAGAGCTTTAGCATTATTTTGTATTGAGCCTGTCATTCACCGCACCGTGTGACCGTGTACGCACCGTTGCCATTTCGCGTCAAGTAATAAAATTACCTCCGACTAAACGTGGTCAAAATAAAtgttcattttaaaaaatattcatttcatCCCACAATAGTACTGCATACATAACTGCGGGTTTTATTTTAAAGTCGTAAGGCATGTTTAGCGTccgtaataaaaaatgtaaacaaagttCTATCCAGTCACGGTGCGGTTAGGTACACACGCATCACGTAtacaaaattattcattattaataGCAAATATGTGGAAAACTAAACGTTgaattgatttgaaattttagccGTGGGTCCTCGAAGACTATCTTTACAACATACTTGAATCTCAGCCGATTTctaagatttgaaaaaaactttagaaCTAACTGTTTTGCTTCGATTTGAAAACCGAATTTTTGTGTTTAAAAGCGTGAAAATTCTTTAATTCATAATATTTTTGTATAATTTCAGTTGAAGCAATAGCCACTGCTTTGCAGCAAAATCCCACGGAATCGTGGAAACATGGGTTCCTAGTGGGCTGGTGTAACACCCAGTTAACCCGAGACACCGGAGTTAAAAATTCTTTCAGAGTTGAATATCAATAAATGAACCttccaaattttaaaagtcCATGTTCTTTCTCTACCGCaacaaaacacgaaaaatccgcGGCGGCTGTcacacggggtgacccccGAATCACTATTATCTGTCTCGCTGCGGTCGAATCAGTCGAATGGTCACATCGGGTTactttatcgaaatataaatgttCCGTTAAGCACTAAACTAATTATCCAAAAGTTAGCTGACAACTATATTTTTATAACTAATATTTTTGACCGGGTAATTGTATACGATTGAGGTCGTCATTGAGACATGTTTGCCATGTTTTGGAAATTGCTACACTAGGGTATTTCTCTCGGACCGCTTACGAGAAACTGTCTCGACGGATTTGCCGCGTAGTGGCGGTGATGAGAAGCTTTGGGAGCCCACACTCTATTTTTGCGGCCGGAGAAGAAAACTCAGAGTTGCAAGAACTCGTATGGGTTCATTACTCCTTGGCGAGTAATCGCGTTATACAAGTAAATATTTTCCCGTGTACAATTTTGTACACGATACACAGTGTGCTATtcggttttttctttcaataaattttgacgtgCGTGTATTAATGCTAATCCTTCGCTTAACGAAAAAACATATTCAAGGAACATGGGTGTACCAGCTTTCTTTCGGTGGCTTAGCCGAAAATATCCTTCGGTTATCGTCGAATGCATCGAACAAAAAGTAagcattttgatttttatcttttccaaTGCTGTTCGATTTTGATTCTATCGTGTTATTGTTATTCTCTTATCGctatattgaattttttaattaaaactgCATCTCGAAtcaaagaataaaaagtgagGTTATGTCTGTGTTTATTAAAGATCAAGGTACGAACAAGTACCTTGATTAGAAATTAGATgagaaattatttattcacaTATCTATATTCCACATTTCCACGAAACTGtatgttgaaatttgcaaaataaTACTCACTTTCCTCAAATTTTATCATATCATGTGAGTAGTtccaaataatgaaatttgtgTGCGAGTTGTTGAGCGCaagaattcttttttatttggaCAAATGGTTATTTCAAAACCTCTCTGTGTTCTGCtgttgtttttatattttcatgtaTGATTAGAttgaaatttgacaaattacttgttgttaaataaaagaaatttagaTAACAAAATTGtctttcaataataaaaaatgtaatgtcTTTGATAAACCTATAGCAGAAATTccacataatttttcaatgtttgatTGATCTTAAATGTTCTGGGTTCCATTTACAGAAAACAACAACTGATGGAGTCCCTGTGCCCATTAATTCAGCCGACCCGAATCCAAACGGAGTagaatttgataatttgtatCTCGATATGAATGGCATAATACATCCCTGTACACATCCAGAGGACAAGTAAGGATAATTTCATATTTCCAAGGaaaattctttattcaattggTTCATGATCTAAATTCGTATGCTTACAGGCCTGCACCTAAAAATGAAGACGAAATGATGGAAGCTATATTCGAATGTATCGACAGATTATTTTGTATCGTTAGGCCAAGAAAATTGCTTTACATGGCTATTGATGGTGTTGTAAGTAATAACAATTTATTGTGATAAAATATGCTTGTGTTATCGCTAAAACTTTGTCTCTAGTTCAATTGTATATTttggacaaaatattttttgcacaAACAATGTTTTATTATTCATGATACAATCACTATACGCAAACATATTTCCTTGATTGTTTAGTCAAAAAATTACTGTATCTCGTAGGTGTaagaatgaaattgaaaaaatgtttcttaataataaaaatcattctcaAATAGAATCACTTTAAAAAAAgtacgattttttcgaaatatttttcatataacgctcgattttattatttaagtTTCTTTGTTCTGGTGTTCTGAAAATGGATAATGTTTTGTACAGGCGCCAAGAGCGAAGATGAATCAGCAACGTTCTCGTCGATTCCGTGCATCGAAAGAGACTAGTGAGAAACTCAGCGAAATGGAGAGAATACGGTCAGAATTAGCTTTGAAAGGAGCATATTTACCACCGGAAAAACCAAAGGGTGAACATTTCGACAGTAATTGCATAACTCCGGTATGTTGACATGTTTCCTTTTGATTTATAGTTTTaaaattcgaacgaaaaatcatCACTAATATTCGAATAGTTTTCTCAAATGGTTCGTTCGTGAAAAcgctgactttttgtttgGAAACTTGGTGTATAGTCGTTCCGGCATCTCTTAATTTCTATCGGAAGTAGAATTTTCTGTTaacaaaagaattttattttgcaGGGCACACCTTTTATGGCGAGATTATCGGCTTGCTTACATTATTACATTCACGAGCGATTAAACAATGATCCTGGCTGGAGAAACATTAAAGTTATACTTAGTGATGCTAACGTGCCTGGAGAAGGAGAGCACAAAATCATGGATTTTATCCGCAAGCAGCGAGGTAACAATTTTCCAACAATTCTTCAATCACTTGTTATTTCTGTGATTTGATCATAAAATTCAGCTTTTTTGTAGATATCTTGacgttttctctttttgtGTTCAGACGAGTATAcaaaaattcttatcattcaAACTTCATTGGTCGTGTTTTATAGCCCAACCCGATCACGATCCAAATACTCAGCATGTTCTATGCGGTGCTGACGCCGATTTGATAATGTTGGGTCTGGCGACTCACGAGCCAAATTTCACGATTATTCGTGAGGAATTCAAGCCAAACAAGCCACGCCCTTGTGACATATGTGGTCAACTAGGTCACGAGATGAAAGATTGTACAGGTTCCGAACCGAATCAGCAGAAGGAAGACGCTGCTTTTGGTTCCGAATGCCAATTCATATTCGTTCGTTTGAACGTTTTACGTGAATATCTCGAGCGGGAATTACAAATGCCGAATTTACCGTTCAAGTACGATTTCGAGCGTGCCATCGACGATTGGGTTTTTATGTGCTTTTTCGTGGGAAATGACTTTTTGCCACATTTACCATCGCTCGAGATTCGCGAAGGAGCTATCGACAGGCTCGTTAATCTCTATAAAAAGACTGTTTATAAAACTGGGGTATGTTCagtagtttttctttttttgtcgcCGAAAATATAGAagcgaaaataattttgagatgttttttttattacagggCTTCTTAACTGACAGTGGTGATGTTAATCTTGACAGAGTACAACTCATACTTTCCGACCTCGGTGACGTTGAAGATGAAATCTTCAAGAAACGACAACAGAACGAACTCGCATTCAaacaacgtgaaaaaaataagaaacgcAGGATGGAAGCTATCAGTAATTACAAACCGAACTGGACACCTGTCGGCCAATTCGCTCCGACTGTAAGGCTCCATAATATTCAAATGACTATTTGCCATTGTCCAAAATTGCATTAGTCCAAAATATTATTGGATTAGGAATTTCGGCCCTTGGTTATATTCAGAAGAACGTTTAACGAACAAGTGATGTTCATTGAATCACGAAGTGAATGAACATGAAACATGATgtacttatttttttcacacagCCACTTGGCCAAGGTAGCAAACCTGTGCAAAATGCACGGCAGGAAGCCTACAAAATGCGAATGCAGGGAAGGGATTACAACACGAATGCAACCGAACAGGCCTTGAAAGGAACAAACGCGAAAACGGCGTTGCAAAGTATGATAGAACCGGAAGTAAGTTTCCAGACCTACAATCAGTGTGCTATATTCTCTTTCAGGCATTTTCCCCAATATCTTTTACAaagtttgttggaaaaaatgcGACAAAATATCAATGAAATAATGTTATATGTTTTTGGAGAGAAATAGTATTCCTGAAATTCTGGGCTTTTGGAATTTTcgcttaaaaattttcgtcgttaATGTgttcatttaaaattttttttccattttatcaAGGGTTCCAAGGAGTCTGGTAAAAAACGCAAAGCTCAAGATGAGGCCGCAGAAGAAGAGGATGATCAAGCTCACGATGAAGTTCGATTGTGGGAAGATGGCTTCAAAGATCGATACTACGAATCCAAATTTGATGTCGCGCCCGATAATTTTGCATTCCGGTAAGAAATTGTAATGCTCGTGTCACTTAATGCTCATTTTTGTTCGGAAGTTTGAAAATCAGATTTGGGGATTTGTGTAAAATCATTGTGTTTTTTTGTAGTTCATCTcttaaggatttttttctgattataTTAAACTGTTCATGCGCACAATTATGAGTCTCTCCTGAGGgaaattttacattttccccgcacatttttttcaggttAAAAAGTGTTCTGATGATAACCGTGTTGAaattttacacattttttcagtAATAACGTTGCCTTACAGTACGTTCGTGGATTATGTTGGGTTTTGCGTTATTATTATCAAGGCTGTGCATCCTGGAAATGGTATTTTCCATATCATTATGCACCGTTTGCCAGTGATTTCATAAACATCGGTGGTCTCTCTACGGAGTTTGAAAAGAATACAAAACCAGTGAGTGTCGAAATATTGTCTGAGAAATTGTcgcaatattttcattccttcTTCATGTATATTGTaagtaaattttcattttttcatcctttcagTTCCGTCCGCTGGAACAATTGATGGGCGTGTTTCCAGCTGCTAGTAGCAGTCACGTTCCAAAACCCTGGGCGAGCCTGATGAGTGATCCGGTGAGCTACGAATTTTTGGAATATGCTCAATAtttattcgcttttttttccatgaatttTTAACACCGAGGCTACTCTTGCGGAAACACCATAATTGATGCAGTATTTTATCGTTAATCGTTGTATAAATGTGTTCGTTACTAATAATGAGTGGATCTCGGCTTTTTTCCAATTAGGTTCTCTGGAAGCATTGACTCTTCACATAATTCCACTTCCactaatttcaacattttcttaaaaagtggtttttcatttttatttcaacccTTCCGTAGATTGAAGCTGAAAAAATCCGTTTCATTTCTGCTCAGTTCAGTCTTGACAATCTGCGGTTTGTTTGGGTATTTAAAACCCATGCAATGTAAAGATTTAAAGTCATAATGATAACGGAGAAAACTTGCTCTATCCGCCATATGACATCAACCACACTAACAATTCcgttgtttttcttcatagaAATCACCGATCATCGACTTTTATCCAGAAGACTTCAGGATTGATCTAAACGGCAAGAAATTCGCTTGGCAAGGTGTGGCGCTCCTACCGTTCGTCGATGAAAAAAGGTTATTCAAAGCTTTGGAGCCTTATTACGAGGCCTTGACGGACGCGGAGAGTGagcatattttgcttcattgtcacccttttttattttaccttCATATGTTCCAAAACGAATTCTTTCATTCATCAGAAAAGCGTAACATACGAGGTGACGATCGGTTATACGTTGGCCTCGGGAGCAGTGGTTACAATTTTCTCAAGGGGCTTTACACGAACAAAATCGACATGGAAATCGAGACCGAAATATCGATCGATGGAATGCGAGGCTCTGTTTTGATTGCCGAGGATTGTGTGGGCGACGGAGCCACGTTACCTTCTCCAATCAAAGGAATACCGGTCCGGTGCAACAAAGTTTATTGGTCAGTTGAatagaataataaaaactaaATCAACGAATGATATTCCTCAGAATAAAGTGGGCGAACTGAATTATGAATAAGCCTAAAAGTCGGATAAAAACACGGTCACGAATGCTATGAATAATTGAGGGTTACTCATTTTTATcagaatttcaaatttattgaattcatCAACTGTCTCATAGACCTTGAGTCGACGCGATGTCGGAGTTTGCACTCCTGCAATTCGGTTCAGTCcaacattttctattttcacgacacgaaaattgatataaattttttttttaattattataaaaaatcaattttatttatattgaaaaacaaaacaaaaatttaaagcaaaaactttggaaaaataaaacaaaaatcggTTTTCTCGGTGCTCCGAAAACCGCAATTTCCACATCGTCCATCAGGAAGTTAGTTGATCACCAAAGGGACTGATGTTTTCAGACGAAATAATGTAAAACTTATGAAAATGCCATTCACGTTGAACACAATATTTATCATAAATTCTATCTTTCATAGCATACGATACCGTGACCCGAAGTACAATCCAGGCTTCATATTCCCTGCGAAACGATTGAAGGGAGTACGAGAGCCACCGAAAGTTCTCAAGCCTCAGGACTTTGAACAAATGAATCGTAACAACGGCAATCAATGGAGGCCACAGATTGGATTTACACCTTCGAACAAAATTGCTTCGCTCGGTGATGCGGGACATCGCATGCTCGGGTAAAACGATTATTcacttttaattttgttttttcgtaatCGATGAACAAATGTGAATTGCATCTTGCAAAAATGACATGAATTACAGGCACCACACTAACACGAACAGAGTTCTGCAGCCTTATTCCCACGTGCCACCGCCTCAATCGACATATCCGCATCAAGTTCAGGCTCGGGGTAAGTCGTTTTCCATTCCTAGTACATTTCTCATTAACACGGAA includes:
- the IFT20 gene encoding intraflagellar transport protein 20 homolog B, translating into MTDSLSKYGLCIDEMCKIRLVDPLVARQSDKLRSECDKFVENITEFETNTNNFIRIMEGLGQDVEREKMKTIGARNLLRSVAKQRESHKQQMQALILEKSMQLERLRVHFDSLKKIEEQQLETIEHLSAN
- the Rat1 gene encoding 5'-3' exoribonuclease 2 homolog, whose protein sequence is MGVPAFFRWLSRKYPSVIVECIEQKKTTTDGVPVPINSADPNPNGVEFDNLYLDMNGIIHPCTHPEDKPAPKNEDEMMEAIFECIDRLFCIVRPRKLLYMAIDGVAPRAKMNQQRSRRFRASKETSEKLSEMERIRSELALKGAYLPPEKPKGEHFDSNCITPGTPFMARLSACLHYYIHERLNNDPGWRNIKVILSDANVPGEGEHKIMDFIRKQRAQPDHDPNTQHVLCGADADLIMLGLATHEPNFTIIREEFKPNKPRPCDICGQLGHEMKDCTGSEPNQQKEDAAFGSECQFIFVRLNVLREYLERELQMPNLPFKYDFERAIDDWVFMCFFVGNDFLPHLPSLEIREGAIDRLVNLYKKTVYKTGGFLTDSGDVNLDRVQLILSDLGDVEDEIFKKRQQNELAFKQREKNKKRRMEAISNYKPNWTPVGQFAPTPLGQGSKPVQNARQEAYKMRMQGRDYNTNATEQALKGTNAKTALQSMIEPEGSKESGKKRKAQDEAAEEEDDQAHDEVRLWEDGFKDRYYESKFDVAPDNFAFRNNVALQYVRGLCWVLRYYYQGCASWKWYFPYHYAPFASDFINIGGLSTEFEKNTKPFRPLEQLMGVFPAASSSHVPKPWASLMSDPKSPIIDFYPEDFRIDLNGKKFAWQGVALLPFVDEKRLFKALEPYYEALTDAEKKRNIRGDDRLYVGLGSSGYNFLKGLYTNKIDMEIETEISIDGMRGSVLIAEDCVGDGATLPSPIKGIPVRCNKVYCIRYRDPKYNPGFIFPAKRLKGVREPPKVLKPQDFEQMNRNNGNQWRPQIGFTPSNKIASLGDAGHRMLGHHTNTNRVLQPYSHVPPPQSTYPHQVQARGYQSGYQSSSGGGYNSNSGGSGDRYAGNRGYQNYSQPQQQSGPWAGGYGTQPSGYQTHNHHQRYGQQSYGHRSGHNPQRGHHQQSRTHPYQNSQHGYQNQQSGRYGGGGNGGTGAWRNR